In Myxococcus guangdongensis, the following proteins share a genomic window:
- a CDS encoding peptidase MA family metallohydrolase gives MRHLLVLLLLLWAMPRAWAQGLVEGSVSHPHGAGDALVDNDVVLVPHARPPQVAGEVTTKRFRILHTAAATGAARELAGQIEAVRDGFGTILGRDWPGVTEVRLGVGRDEFDALALPGGKPPGWAVALAYPAHQIILLDALSLNAPDGQQTLRHELAHVALGQLARGWPRWFQEGVAQNVTGERFSLTHYSALFRAVTQERVFHFEDLSDDWPDLPADVEIAYAQSAAFVAHLGARYGAHAMGQLVDGVRAGEPFETAFGKAFHTSLDVEESGWREGLAARYGWLPLTTSSALLWLTASVLCVAAYARRSRQKNLRLAEMAAQEAADEAALRLMLVAQQQAAEANATPLPVPADDAPPGEVYWTGAPPAPEPEHADSAPHAESPSGEFGMGPEGEAPDADGEDARARTLKPTLH, from the coding sequence ATGCGCCACCTGCTCGTCCTGCTGCTGTTGCTTTGGGCCATGCCTCGGGCGTGGGCCCAGGGCCTGGTCGAAGGCTCTGTGTCCCATCCCCACGGCGCGGGTGACGCCCTCGTGGACAACGACGTGGTGCTCGTCCCCCATGCCCGGCCCCCCCAGGTCGCCGGCGAGGTGACGACGAAGCGCTTCCGCATCCTCCACACGGCCGCGGCCACCGGGGCGGCCCGGGAGCTGGCGGGGCAGATTGAAGCGGTGCGTGACGGCTTCGGCACCATCCTCGGGCGGGACTGGCCGGGGGTGACCGAGGTGCGGCTGGGCGTGGGACGCGACGAGTTCGACGCGCTGGCGCTCCCCGGCGGCAAGCCCCCGGGCTGGGCGGTGGCGCTCGCCTACCCCGCCCATCAAATCATCCTCCTGGACGCGCTGAGCCTGAACGCGCCGGACGGGCAGCAGACGCTGCGGCACGAGCTGGCGCACGTGGCGCTGGGACAGCTCGCGCGCGGCTGGCCCCGCTGGTTCCAGGAGGGCGTCGCGCAGAACGTCACCGGGGAGCGCTTCTCGCTCACGCACTACTCCGCCCTCTTCCGCGCGGTGACGCAGGAGCGCGTCTTCCACTTCGAGGACCTGTCCGACGACTGGCCGGACCTGCCCGCGGACGTGGAGATCGCCTATGCCCAGAGCGCCGCCTTCGTCGCGCACCTGGGGGCCCGTTACGGCGCCCACGCCATGGGGCAGTTGGTGGACGGGGTGCGCGCCGGAGAGCCCTTCGAGACGGCCTTCGGCAAGGCCTTCCACACCTCGCTGGACGTGGAGGAGTCCGGCTGGCGCGAGGGGCTCGCGGCCCGCTACGGCTGGCTGCCGCTCACCACCAGCTCCGCGCTGCTGTGGTTGACGGCCTCCGTGCTGTGCGTGGCCGCGTACGCGCGCCGCAGCCGGCAGAAGAACCTGCGCCTGGCCGAGATGGCCGCCCAGGAGGCCGCGGACGAGGCCGCCCTGAGGCTGATGCTCGTCGCCCAGCAGCAGGCGGCCGAGGCCAACGCCACGCCCCTGCCCGTCCCCGCGGACGACGCGCCCCCAGGCGAGGTGTACTGGACGGGCGCCCCACCCGCGCCGGAGCCCGAGCACGCCGACAGCGCGCCCCACGCGGAGTCGCCCTCCGGCGAGTTCGGGATGGGCCCCGAGGGTGAGGCTCCGGACGCGGACGGCGAGGACGCGCGGGCCCGCACGCTCAAGCCCACCCTGCACTGA
- a CDS encoding DUF167 domain-containing protein, translating to MAPPWLKSLPDGVELALLIQPRASRTRVVGEHDGLLKIQLAAPPVDGEANAALLEFLGKQLGVPRRQVTLIAGDASRRKRVHVVGIDAARTEAVMSGA from the coding sequence GTGGCCCCACCCTGGCTGAAGTCCCTGCCGGACGGCGTGGAGCTGGCGCTGCTCATCCAGCCCCGCGCCTCGCGCACCCGCGTCGTCGGGGAGCATGACGGGCTGTTGAAAATCCAGCTCGCCGCCCCTCCCGTGGATGGAGAAGCCAACGCCGCCCTGCTCGAGTTCCTGGGCAAGCAGTTGGGTGTCCCCCGGAGGCAGGTGACGCTCATCGCGGGTGACGCATCGCGCCGCAAACGCGTGCACGTGGTCGGCATTGATGCGGCGCGGACTGAGGCTGTTATGTCTGGGGCCTAG
- a CDS encoding DivIVA domain-containing protein: MKITPLDIRQKRFDTALRGFSRREVEAYLELIAGEFEEVVKENIALKEELKRTQLKLEQHQERERTLQETMVTAQRISEDLQSAAKKEAEIIIADAEHQAEKIVHGAHQRLVQVVEDINELKRQRTQFESQVRSVLDAHQKLLETFKAPAFADRDYARVEDNVAYLSQKKATVSE, translated from the coding sequence ATGAAGATCACTCCGCTCGACATCCGGCAGAAGCGGTTCGACACGGCGCTGCGCGGCTTCTCCCGCCGCGAGGTCGAGGCCTACCTCGAGTTGATCGCCGGCGAGTTCGAGGAGGTGGTGAAGGAGAACATCGCGCTCAAGGAGGAGCTCAAGCGCACGCAGCTCAAGCTCGAGCAGCATCAGGAGCGGGAGCGCACCCTCCAGGAGACGATGGTCACCGCGCAGCGCATCAGCGAGGACCTCCAGTCCGCCGCCAAGAAGGAGGCGGAGATCATCATCGCGGACGCCGAGCACCAGGCGGAGAAGATCGTCCACGGCGCGCACCAGCGGCTGGTGCAGGTGGTGGAGGACATCAACGAGCTCAAGCGCCAGCGCACCCAGTTCGAGTCGCAGGTGCGCTCGGTACTGGACGCACACCAGAAGCTGCTGGAGACGTTCAAGGCCCCCGCCTTCGCGGACCGCGACTACGCCCGCGTCGAGGACAACGTGGCCTACCTGTCCCAGAAGAAGGCCACCGTCAGCGAGTAG
- a CDS encoding HEAT repeat domain-containing protein: MSPLLVAGLLLAAAPARPPAAQARPAAETPRPAPEPANPQAAPGDDAAFLRALLWAARPAPEEIRAIAVEDLALLGDPRALDSLAIHLWDPNPRTQQAVLRAVALFQHPRAEEILGNVVRHPRMPDALKIQALNGLIFQRTPSARRTLQDAITDARLTSAVQNAARAVAAQWEAPAAAP; encoded by the coding sequence ATGAGCCCCCTGCTCGTCGCCGGATTGCTGCTCGCCGCCGCCCCGGCCCGGCCCCCGGCCGCCCAGGCCCGCCCCGCCGCCGAAACGCCCCGGCCCGCCCCCGAGCCGGCCAACCCCCAGGCCGCGCCCGGCGACGACGCCGCCTTCCTGCGCGCCCTTTTGTGGGCCGCCCGTCCCGCGCCCGAGGAGATTCGCGCCATCGCCGTGGAGGACCTGGCCCTCTTGGGGGACCCCCGCGCCCTGGACTCGCTGGCCATCCACCTGTGGGACCCCAACCCCCGCACCCAGCAGGCCGTGCTGCGCGCGGTGGCGCTGTTCCAGCATCCCCGGGCCGAGGAGATTCTGGGCAACGTGGTGCGCCACCCCCGGATGCCGGACGCGCTGAAGATCCAGGCCCTCAACGGGCTCATCTTCCAGCGCACCCCCTCCGCCCGGCGCACCCTTCAGGACGCCATCACGGATGCGCGCCTCACCTCCGCCGTGCAGAACGCGGCCCGCGCCGTCGCCGCGCAGTGGGAGGCCCCCGCCGCCGCTCCCTGA
- a CDS encoding J domain-containing protein, with the protein MNAVASNWRTLENVEVECTHCGIRMTLQMGNRIRYFRCSSCHRWVSSTYSEVFRADAKVRTHPVKDTGAQDEQFIEVKDRLERWLSAIEDQDPYQLLGVSPLDSADKVRARYHALAMERHPDRGGSAEKMRELNVAYERILRHQQRKRQEALTSGASVVSASALPARSR; encoded by the coding sequence ATGAACGCGGTGGCTTCGAACTGGCGGACACTGGAAAACGTCGAGGTGGAGTGTACCCACTGCGGCATCCGGATGACCCTTCAGATGGGGAACCGGATTCGCTACTTCCGGTGTTCCAGCTGCCACCGCTGGGTCTCGAGCACCTACTCGGAGGTGTTCCGGGCGGACGCCAAGGTGCGCACCCACCCCGTGAAGGACACCGGGGCCCAGGACGAGCAGTTCATCGAGGTGAAGGACCGGCTGGAGCGCTGGCTGTCCGCCATCGAGGACCAGGACCCGTACCAGCTGCTCGGCGTGTCGCCGCTGGACTCGGCGGACAAGGTGCGCGCGCGCTACCACGCGCTGGCGATGGAGCGTCACCCGGACCGGGGCGGCTCCGCGGAGAAGATGCGCGAGCTGAACGTGGCCTATGAGCGCATCCTCCGCCACCAGCAGCGCAAGCGTCAGGAGGCGCTGACCTCCGGCGCCTCCGTGGTGTCCGCGTCGGCCCTGCCGGCCCGCAGCAGGTAG
- a CDS encoding stage II sporulation protein M, giving the protein MALALTTFVSQKREGWKSLEGLLERQRAGTLTLEELRTLDTLYRRAASDLALAQTFYPDTDAHRFLNQLCARAYAAIYQPPRERWAAVRGFFRRDFPRTLRRELGFVGTSAALFCLGLLLGALVVLWEPRGAELLVPAGVRQYVAQGRMWTDDILSVAPPNSVSSGIATNNLTVTILTFAMGIFAGLGTMFILVNNGVQIGAITALCIREGMTVGFLDFIAAHGPVELSIIVIAGGAGLMVGQALVDPGELPRSQALALRGREAVKLVLGCAPFLACIGVVEGYVSPGDLFPTWAKAALGLTLGGLFWAYLLRAGRADADTTEAPEVSAS; this is encoded by the coding sequence ATGGCCCTGGCGCTGACGACGTTCGTCTCCCAGAAGCGGGAGGGCTGGAAGTCGCTGGAGGGGCTGCTCGAGCGCCAGCGCGCGGGCACGCTGACGCTGGAGGAGCTGCGCACGCTGGACACGCTGTATCGCCGCGCGGCCTCGGACCTGGCGCTCGCGCAGACGTTCTATCCGGACACCGACGCGCACCGCTTCCTCAACCAGCTCTGCGCGCGCGCGTACGCCGCCATCTACCAGCCCCCCCGCGAGCGCTGGGCCGCGGTGCGAGGCTTCTTCCGCCGCGACTTCCCGCGCACGCTGCGCCGCGAGCTGGGCTTCGTGGGGACGAGCGCCGCGCTGTTCTGCCTGGGGCTGCTGCTGGGCGCGCTGGTGGTGCTGTGGGAGCCCCGCGGCGCGGAGCTGCTGGTGCCCGCGGGCGTGCGTCAGTACGTGGCCCAGGGCCGCATGTGGACGGACGACATCCTGTCGGTCGCGCCGCCCAACTCCGTGTCGTCCGGCATCGCCACCAACAACCTCACCGTCACCATCCTCACCTTCGCGATGGGCATCTTCGCGGGGCTGGGGACGATGTTCATCCTGGTGAACAACGGCGTGCAGATTGGCGCCATCACCGCGCTGTGCATCCGCGAGGGCATGACGGTGGGCTTCCTGGACTTCATCGCCGCGCACGGCCCGGTGGAGCTGTCCATCATCGTCATCGCCGGCGGCGCGGGGCTGATGGTGGGCCAGGCGTTGGTGGACCCCGGGGAGCTGCCCCGGAGCCAGGCGTTGGCCCTGCGCGGCCGCGAAGCGGTGAAGCTGGTGCTGGGGTGCGCGCCCTTCCTCGCCTGCATCGGCGTGGTGGAGGGCTACGTGTCCCCGGGCGACCTGTTCCCCACCTGGGCCAAGGCCGCGCTGGGCCTGACCCTGGGGGGCCTGTTCTGGGCCTACCTGCTGCGGGCCGGCAGGGCCGACGCGGACACCACGGAGGCGCCGGAGGTCAGCGCCTCCTGA
- a CDS encoding RDD family protein — protein MSTAPSPHLAVATPERVALSLPVAGIGYRCLAWLVDASLLFFFWVVAYFVFTLLVSDVLGVFQGLSSLGQTLLVVGVFATQWLYWTLGEVFFHGQTPGKRALGIRVVRLDGSPVGLYESAVRNLCRAVDFLPGVYAVGCISLLLTPRHQRLGDVLAGTVLVREERIDLDKYTQPAPQATSGAAPSTTRALKPDEVELVLAFLTRAPGLAPDVRRNMGARMVEKVGGLTDEERDAVLASSESIEAHLRGLVRTER, from the coding sequence ATGAGTACCGCACCCAGCCCGCATCTCGCCGTGGCCACGCCGGAGCGCGTGGCGCTCTCCCTGCCCGTGGCCGGAATCGGCTACCGCTGCCTGGCGTGGTTGGTGGACGCCAGCCTGCTCTTCTTCTTCTGGGTGGTGGCGTACTTCGTCTTCACGCTGCTGGTGTCGGACGTGCTGGGCGTGTTCCAGGGCCTGTCGAGCCTGGGGCAGACCCTGCTGGTGGTGGGCGTGTTCGCCACCCAGTGGCTGTACTGGACGCTGGGCGAGGTCTTCTTCCATGGACAGACGCCAGGCAAGCGCGCGCTGGGCATCCGCGTGGTGCGCCTGGACGGCTCGCCCGTGGGCCTCTACGAGAGCGCCGTGCGCAACCTGTGCCGCGCGGTGGACTTCCTGCCCGGCGTCTACGCGGTGGGCTGCATCAGCCTCCTGCTGACGCCCCGGCATCAGCGGCTGGGCGACGTGCTGGCGGGTACGGTGCTGGTTCGCGAGGAGCGCATCGACCTGGACAAGTACACGCAGCCAGCGCCCCAGGCGACGAGCGGCGCGGCGCCCTCCACGACGCGGGCGCTGAAGCCCGACGAGGTGGAGCTGGTGCTGGCGTTCCTCACCCGCGCGCCGGGCCTCGCGCCCGACGTGCGGCGCAACATGGGCGCGCGGATGGTGGAGAAGGTGGGCGGGCTGACGGACGAGGAGCGCGACGCGGTGCTCGCGTCCTCGGAGTCCATCGAGGCCCACCTGCGCGGCCTCGTGCGGACGGAGCGCTGA
- the fruA gene encoding response regulator transcription factor FruA: MATNQAAIRVSILEGPFVMWENIADGLRGEGVSVTSVTRDARLFLDSLGTDPPQVAVMDVEGDGEASLGCSVTEGINLLREARKRRLEVRMLLLSAVSVPEIISQCFDEGASGYLFRKGLGTSAVSSAINSLVRGERLFPVQLLRNDFEHPPVTTPTASVLMALTQREREVLQYVSGGADNLKIAAHLQIAERTVKSHVTQLYRKLGAENRTQLALRACHLGVRPPPDL; this comes from the coding sequence ATGGCAACTAATCAAGCTGCGATTCGTGTATCCATTCTCGAAGGGCCGTTCGTGATGTGGGAGAACATCGCCGACGGTCTTCGTGGTGAGGGCGTGAGCGTGACCTCGGTGACGAGGGATGCGCGCCTGTTCCTCGACAGTCTCGGGACTGATCCGCCTCAGGTGGCGGTGATGGACGTGGAAGGAGACGGCGAAGCATCCCTGGGATGCTCCGTGACGGAGGGCATCAATCTGTTGCGCGAGGCGCGCAAGCGACGTCTGGAGGTGCGCATGCTCCTCCTGTCGGCCGTGAGCGTTCCGGAGATCATCTCCCAGTGCTTCGATGAAGGCGCCTCGGGGTATCTCTTCCGCAAGGGATTGGGCACCTCCGCGGTCTCCTCGGCCATCAACTCACTGGTGCGCGGTGAGCGGCTGTTCCCGGTCCAATTGCTGCGCAACGACTTCGAGCATCCACCGGTGACGACGCCCACCGCGAGCGTGCTCATGGCGCTCACGCAACGCGAGCGCGAGGTGCTGCAGTATGTCTCGGGCGGCGCGGACAACTTGAAGATCGCCGCGCACCTGCAAATCGCCGAGCGCACCGTGAAGTCGCACGTCACGCAGCTCTACCGGAAGCTCGGGGCCGAGAACCGCACCCAGCTCGCGCTGCGCGCGTGCCACCTGGGGGTTCGTCCGCCTCCGGACCTCTGA
- a CDS encoding MbtH family protein produces the protein MADEREDTTIYKVVVNHEEQYSIWPADRENALGWKDAGKQGLKAECLAYIKEVWTDMRPLSLRKKMEEQALKN, from the coding sequence ATGGCGGACGAGCGCGAAGACACGACGATCTACAAGGTCGTCGTCAACCACGAGGAGCAGTACTCCATCTGGCCGGCGGACCGGGAGAACGCGCTGGGCTGGAAGGACGCGGGCAAGCAGGGCCTGAAGGCCGAGTGCCTCGCGTACATCAAGGAAGTGTGGACGGACATGCGTCCGCTCAGCCTGCGCAAGAAGATGGAAGAGCAGGCCCTGAAGAACTGA